GTGCTGCCGCCCAACGCGTAGGCCTCATCGGCGAGGCGTACGTGCAGCGCGTCCCTGTCGGGGTCGGCATAGACGGCAACGGCGGCAAGGCCTTCATCACGCGCTGCGCGGATTACCCGGACGGCAATTTCGCCGCGGTTGGCAATGAGGATCTTGGTGAGTGCCTTGGCGGAGGTCGCGGCAGGCTCGGGGATGTTCTGGCTCATTGGTGCACTGGCTCCTTTTGATCTGTTCGGAGCCTAGCGCGGTTTTGTGGTCTCGGGCCATAATGCGTGCTGTTTCTGCGTGGGACGCGGCTGTTCGTTGTGGGGATTCTACAAAGACAGACGGCTTGCCCGCCGCTTCGGCCGCGGTGCTCCTTCCGTGCAGCTGGTGCCGCCTGCGCCGCTTCGGCCCACCTTCTGCGCAGCTGATGCTGTCTGCGCGCGGCCGTGGTGCACCTTCCGTGCAGATGATGCTGTCTGCGCCGGCCCGAACCAGCATCAGCTGCACACAGGCCGCGTCCGAGCCCGGCGAGGCTGTGGAAAACGGCTTTGCGGGCTAAGGGCAATCTGTAATAGAGCCATGCCGAAGCCGCAGCCCTTGCCGGAGCAATTTGCCGCCCCCTTTGCATACTCAGAGGCCAGGGCCGCCGGGCTGAGTGTTGCCCGGCTCCGCGCATCGGACCTGCGTACTCCCAGCAGGGCAGTACGGGTTCCCCAGACGGCGGTGTTTGACCTGGCGGCCGGGTGCCGCCCGTACCTGCAGATGCTTCCGGACGCCGTCATCAGCCACGGAACAGCTGCCAGGCTGCACAGGCTGGCCGTGCCGCGCAGGATTACCGAGGAACCCCTGCTCCACCTCAGCCGGAGCCCGAAATCCGCGCCCCCGCGACGGCGCCATATCCGCGGGCATCGGCTGGTACTGGCATCCAACGAGGTTACGTATATTGCGGGCCTTCCTGTCACATCGGTTGGCCGTACCTGGCTGGACTTGGCCGGTGTTCTGTCCATCGAGGAGCTCGTCATGGTGGGGGACCAGATAGTGAGCGAACACCACCGCAATTTCGGGCCACCCCGCCGGCCCATGGTTCCGCTGGCAGAGCTGCGGGACCTGGTCGAGCGGCGGTCGGGTACACCCGGCGTGCGCCGCAGCCGGCAGGCGTTGGGGCTTGTCCGGGTGGGGGTGGACTCCCCGCCCGAGACCCGGCTTCGGTTGATGCTGGCCAAACATGCCGATCTGCCGGAGTTCCTGCCAAACGTTGCCCTGCTCGATGACTACGGGCGGCCGCAGGTCTGGACGGACTTGGGCTGCCGGGAATTCCGCACCTGCCTTGAGTACGACGGTGCGCACCACCTCACTCCGGACCAGCAGGCACGGGATCACTACCGCGACCTGAGGACTGCCGAACTCGGATGGCACCAGGTGAAAATCAGCCGGACCGATCTGGCCCAGGGATCGTTCCGGGTCGCGCCAAGGTGCGGCGGGGACTGGTGCTGGGCGGATGGAGGCCATTGGGCTGATGCGGCCCGCGCCTGCCACCTGGTGTGCAGCTAATGCACCCTGAAAAGAGTGCAGACAGCATCAGCTGTACGAAAGGTGCGCGGGGTGGGGTGCTGCAAACCGCCGTCGGGAGCCGAGGACCTACTTCCAGAGATCGATGATCCGCACCCCTGCACTGGACAGCAGCTGGCGCAGCGTGGACACGGACAGCCCGACGACGGCGTGCGGGTCACCGACGACCCGCTCGATGAAGGCGCCGCCCAGGGAATCGATGGTGAAGGATCCGGCCACCTGCAGCGGCTCGCCCGTGGCGATGTACGCCTCGATTTCCTCATCGGACAGCTTGGCGAAGTGCACCTCGGCGGAGCTGACCGCGCCGAGGGTTGCGCCGGACCCGTCCTCGTCGTTGTCGCGGCAGTCCACCAGCCAGTGCCCGGTGTGCAGCACCCCGGAGGAACCGCTCATGCGCCGGATCCTGGAACGGGCGACGTCGGCCTCCCACGGCTTGCCGTGCGCCTCGCCGTCGAACTCGAACACCGAGTCGCAGCCGATCACCAGGGCGCCGTCCGCCTCCGGCCGTGCGGCCACGGCTTCGGCCTTGGCGCGGGCCAGCAGCAGGGCGGTGTCGTGCGGGTCGGTCAGCCCGTAGCGGGCGGTGACGGCATCTTCATCCACGTCGGATACAAGGACCGTGTGGGCAATGCCGGCGTCGGTCAGCAGTTTGGTGCGGGCGGGGGAGGCGGAGGCCAGGATGAGGCTCAGGTTCGGGTTGGTCACGGCATCCAGCCTAGTGCCGGCGGAAGCCGCCGGGAAAACGCCGCCGGAGCCGGTTCAGCCAGCCCGGCCGGCCGTTAACGCAGCAGGGCCGCCCCCCAAGGGGACGGCCCTGCCAAAGCGGTGAACCTAGCTCCTGACACCCGCTCCGGGCACCTGGATGGCGGTTTGCTCCGCAGCGGTCCGCACCGGGTCGATCTGCTCCGAGTCGTCCGCAAACGGGTCGCCCTCGCGCTTGGCGTTGTAAAGCTCGGCATCCAGCAGGCCGTTGCGCTTGGCCACCAGGGTGGGAACCACGGTCTGGCCGGCCACATTGACGGCCGTGCGGCCCATGTCCAGGATCGGATCGATGGCCAGCAGCAGCCCGACGCCGGCCAGCGGCAGGCCCAGCGTGGACAGCGTCAGGGTCAGCATCACGACGGCGCCGGTGGTGCCGGCGGTGGCGGCTGAACCCAGCACGGAGACCAGGGCAATCAGCAGGTAGTCCGTAAAGCCGAGGTCAATGCCGAAGAACTGTGCCACGAAGATCGCGGATACGGCCGGGTAGATCGAGGCGCAGCCGTCCATCTTTGTGGTGGCGCCCAGGGGTACGGCGAAGGACGCATAGGCCCGGGATACACCGAGGTTGCGTTCGGTGACGCGCTGGGTCAGCGGCAGTGTTCCCACGGAGGAGCGGGACACGAAGGCCAGCTGGATGGCCGGCCAGGCGCCGGAGAACCACTGGCGTACGGACAGGCCGTGGCTCTTGATCAGTGCCGGGTAGACGCCGAACAGGACCAGGAACAGGCCGATGTAGATGGTCAGTGCGAACATGCCCAGGGAACCGATGGTGTCCCAGCCGTAGGTGGCCACGGCGGTGCCGATCAGGCCGACGGTGCCCACCGGGGCCAGGCGGATGATCCACCACAGCACCTTCTGGATCACGGCCAGCGCCGACGCGTTCAAGGCCAGGAACGGCTCGGCGGCCTTGCCGACCTTGAGGGCGGCGATGCCGACGGCGATGGCGATCACGAGGATCTGCAGCACGTTGAAGCTGACGCTGGTGCTCACGTCGCCGCTCTCGGCGACCTTGGAGCTGGCACCCAGGCCAAGGAAGTTGCCCGGGATCAGGCCGGTGAGGAAGCCCAGCCAGCTGCCCTGGCTGCCGTGGAAGTCCTCCTGGGCGACGTCGGCATTGTTACCCGGCTGCAGCACGGTGCCCAGCACCATGCCGATGACCACGCTGATCAGTGCGGTAAGGGCGAACCACAGCAGGGTCTGCCAGGCCAGCCGTGCCGCGTTGGAGACGGCACGCAGATTCGCGATCGAGCTGACGACGGCCGTGAAGATCAACGGCACAACGGCGGTCTTCAGCAACGAAACGTAGCTGGTGCCGATGGTGCTCAGGGTGGTGGTCAGCCAGTTCGGCTCGTCACCGTTGGAGCCCATCGACTTGGCCAGCAGGCCAAGGGCCAGGCCGGCGATGAGCGCAGCGATGATCTGCGGCCCGAAGGACGTTGCCCACTTGGGCAAACGCCGGGCGGGGGAATCAGGGGAGGAGGTCTGTGTGGTCACGGAGAAGACTCTAACGGCGGACCACTACCAGACCTGCCTTGAAGTTGCGAAATATTACGCCGGCCAAAACGGGTGCTTTGCAGGTAGCGCGCTGCAGGCCCGCGGCGTCCTGCGGAGAAAGGGCAGTGCCCCGGGGTATTCCCCGGGGCACTGTGACGAACCTCGCACTGGAGGAAGGCGCCGGAACCGGGTTAGTTCCCCAGCAGGGCCCGCCGCAGGGTGTCCAGGCCCACCGAGCCCAGCTGCAGGGCCCGGGTGTGGAAGGCCTTCTCATCGAAGGCGTCCCCTTCGCGGCTGCGGACCTCGTCGCGGATCTGCTCCCAGAGCCGCTGGCCCAGCTTGTAGGACGGCGCCTGGCCCGGCCAGCCGAGGTAGCGGGTGAACTCGAAGTTCAGCTGGCCTTCGCTGATGGTCAGGTTTTGCCTAAGGAAGTCGTAGCCCTTCTCGGCTGTCCAGGTGCCTTCACCCCAGCGCTCGGGAATATCCAGTTCCAAGTGGACGCCGATGTCGAAGACCACGCGGGCCGCGCGCATCCGCTGGGCATCAAGCATGCCCATCTTGTCGCCCGGATCGCTGAGGTAGCCCAGCTGATCCATCAGCCGCTCGGCGTACAGCGCCCAACCTTCGCCGTGGCCGGAAACCCAGCAGATGTTCCGCCGCCAGTCGTTGAGCAGCCCGCGCGCCGCCGTCGCCGTGGCAATCTGGAGGTGATGCCCGGGTACGCCCTCGTGGTAGACCGTGGTGGTCTCCTGCCATGTGGTGAAGGTGTCCTCGCCCGCAGGAACGGACCACCACATGCGCCCGGGCCGGGAGAAGTCATCGCTGGGGCCGGTGTAGTAGATGCCGCCCTCCTGGGTGGGGGCGATCATGCACTCGATCCGGCGCATGGGTCCGGTGATGTCAAAGTGCGAGCCGGCCAGGTCTTCCACGGCGCGGTCCGCCAGGTCCTGCATCCAGGACTGCAGCTCATCGGTGCCGTGCAACTGCCGGGCCGGATCCTCGTTCAGGATGTCCATTGCCTCCTGCACAGTGGCGCCGGGGCGGATCTGCTCCGCTACGGCTTCCTGTTCGGCGATGATGCGGTCCAGCTCTTCCACGCCCCATTGGTAGGTCTCCTCCAGATTGACGGAGGAGCCCAGGAACCGGCGGGACATTAGTGCGTAGCGTTCGGCGCCGACGGCGTCCTTCTCCGGCGCTGCGGGCAGCATCTCGGATTCCAGGAAAGTGGCCAGGGACAGGTACGCGCGGCGGGCGGACTCGGCGCCGGTGCGCAGCTCGGCCAGCAGTGACTCGGGGAGGTTTTCGCCGCCGGGCAGGGATGCGTTGGCGGACAGGGCGTCGAAGAACCCGCCGTCCTCGGCATAGGCGGAAGCCTGCTCGATGACAATCTTGACCTGCCGGCGGGCCGGCACCAGCGACTGTTCCAGTCCGCTGCGGAGGCTGGTGATGTAGCCCGCGACGGCGTCGTCGACGTTGTTCAGCCGGCCGGCAATGTGGTGCCACTGCTCCTCGGTATCCGTGGGCATCAAATCGAAGATGCTGCGGATGCCTTGGGCGGGGGAAGCGATGTTGTTCAGGTCCGACAGGTCCCAGCCGGATTCGTGGATCTCCAGGTCCAGGCCGAGGCGCTCGTGCATGGCGTCCAGGGTCACACGGTCGACGTCGTCCGCGGGTTCCAGGCCGTCCAGGCGGCTGAGCGTTTCCCGGATGGCTTCGGCGAAGGACTCCAGGCCTGCGGGGGAATAGTCGCCGTATTCGGTTTCCCGCCCCGGGATGCCCAGGGAGGTGGCAAGGGACGGATCCAGGTCGAGGAGGGTGGCGGTGTATGCATTGGCCACGGCGTCGATGGCAGTGGGCTGGCGCGCCGGCGCGCTGGCCGCGGTGGACATGGGCTCGGAAGATGATGTCTGTTGGCTCACAAAGGTAGCCTAACCGCAGAGGCGCCCGGCGGGCCTAATCGCCGTTCCGCAAGGGGGCTAACGGAAGCTGCGCCGCCAGGAGCCCGGCCCGGGGGTCGGCTCGAGCCGGAGCATCCGGCGCCGGGCCCAAATCCGGTGTGCCGGGCGCGGTGCCGGCAGCACTGCTTCTTCAGCCGCCAGCCCGGCGACGACGGCGGCCAGCGCCGCGAGCTCCTCGTCCGTGGGGTTGCCGGCCACCACGGAGAGCAGGGGTGCATCGGGGGCCGGCGACTCGGGGGATAGGTCCGCGGTGCTCACAGCGGCATGTTCCCGTGCTTCTTGGCCGGCAGGGCGGCGCGCTTCTCGCGCAGGGCCCGCAGCCCGCGGATCAGCTGCAGCCGGGTTTCGGAGGGGGCAATCACGGCGTCCACGTATCCGAGCTGGGCGGCCTGGTACGGGTTGAGCAGCTCGTCCTCATACTGCTCGATGTACTGGCGGCGGACGTCTTCGACGTCGCCCCCGGCGTCGGCGGCTGCCTTCAGCGGCGCCCGGTAGAGGATGTTGACGGCGCCCTGGGCACCCATCACGCCGATCTGCGCGGTGGGCCAGGCGAGGTTGAGGTCGGCGCCCAGCTTCTTGGAGCCCATCACAATGTAGGCCCCGCCGTAGGCCTTGCGGGTGATGACGGTGAGCTTGGGGACGGTGGCCTCGGCGTAGGCGTAGAGCAGCTTCGCGCCGCGGCGGATGATGCCGTTGAACTCCTGGTCCTTGCCCGGCAGGAAGCCCGGCACGTCCACGAAGGTGAGGATGGGAATGTTGAAGGCGTCGCAGTTCCGGACGAAGCGTGCGGCCTTCTCAGAAGCGGCGATGTCCAGGGTGCCGGCAAACTGCATGGGCTGGTTCGCCACGATGCCCACGGTGTGGCCTTCGACCCGCCCGTACCCGATGATCACATTCGGTGCGTAGAGGGCCTGCATTTCCAGAAAGTGGCCGTCATCCAGCACGTTCTCGATGACGGCCCGGATGTCATAGGGCTGGTTGGCGGAGTCCGGGATGAGGGTGTCCAGGGCCAGGTCCGCCTCGGTGGGTTCCGGATCGGAGTCGAAAGCGGTCAGCGGTGCTTCGGCAAGGTTGTTGGACGGCAGGAAGTCCAGCAGTTCGCGGACGAACTCGATGGCGTCCTCCTCGTCCGAGGCGAGGTACGTGGACGTGCCCGTGGTGGCGTTGTGCTGGCGGGCACCGCCCAGGGTTTCCATGTCCACGTCTTCGCCCGTGACCGTCTTGATGACGTCGGGTCCGGTGATGAACATGTGGGAGGTCTTGTCCACCATAACGACGTAGTCGGTCAGGGCGGGGGAGTACGCGGCACCGCCGGCGGAGGGGCCCATGATCAGGGAAATCTGCGGCACCACCCCGGACGCATGCACGTTGTTGCGGAAGATGTCAGCGAACATGGCCAGCGACGCGACGCCTTCCTGGATGCGGGCGCCGCCGCCGTCGAGGATGCCCACCACGGGACAGCCGGTGCGCAGCGCGAATTCCTGCACCTTGACGATCTTCTCGCCGTTGACCTGGCTCAGGGAACCGCCGTACACAGTGAAGTCCTGGCTGTAGACGGCCACGGGACGGCCGTCCACAGTGGCGTAGCCGGAAACCAGGCCGTCGCCCAGGGGCTTCTTCTTTTCCATCCCGAACGCGGTGGAGCGGTGGACAGCCAGTGCATCGAACTCCACGAAGGACCCGGCGTCGACCAGCAAACCGATGCGCTCCCGGGCAGTGTGCTTGCCGCGGGCGTGCTGCTTCTCGACGGCGGCCTGTCCGGAGGGCAGCTCAGCCTCGGCCTGGCGCCGCCGGAACTCGGCGATCTTGCCTGCGGTCGTGTGCAGGTTCGTGTCCTGGTCGATGCTCAAGAAGGCCTCCGGGTGCCGGTCGAGTAGCGCGGGAACCTTCCGGCGGGAAGGGCCGTGCTGGGCGTTAAGTAGGTTCCGCACAAAATGCGTGCGGTTTACGGGGTGTGGTTTACCCAGTCTAGTGAGCGCCTGCACCGGGACTGAGTGTAGAAATCCTACAATTTCGCGTCCCGGTGCTTGGTCCGGCGCAGATGTGGGCCGACATGCGGACACGATGTTACTGACGGGTAACTTAGCTGTGGTGTGTATTACTGTCGAGGCATGAGCACACCCAACAGCACCCCGGAAACGGCGTCGCGGTCCCTGGCCGGACGCACCATCCTGATGTCCGGCGGCAGCCGCGGCATCGGACTTGCCATTGCCCTGCGTGCCGCAGCGGACGGCGCCAACATTGCAATGCTCGCCAAAACGGCGCAGCCGCACCCCAAGCTGGAAGGCACGGTCTACACCGCCGCCGAACAGTTGGAGGCTGCCGGCGGCAAGGCCCTCCCGATCATCGGCGACGTGCGCCGCGACGAAGACGTTGCCCGCGCGGTCCAAGCCACCGTGGAACAGTTCGGCGGGATCGACATTGTCCTGAACAACGCCTCGGCCATTGATCTGTCCGGCACGGACGCCGTGACGATGAAGAGCTATGACCTGATGGCGGACATCAATACCCGCGGCACCTTTATGCTGTCCAAGTTCTCCCTGGACGCCCTGCGCCGGTCCGATAACGCCCACATCCTGACGCTCTCCCCGCCCCTGAACATGGACCCCAAGTGGGCCGGCAACTACCTCGCCTACACCCTGGCCAAGTACGGAATGTCGCTCACTACGCTCGGCCTGGCGGAGGAACTGAAGAACGACGGCGTGGCGGTGAACTCGCTGTGGCCGGTCACCGGCATCGACACCGCGGCAATCCGCAACATGCCCGGCGGCGACAAGCTGGCGGCGGCGTCGCGCAGCGCCGACATCATGGCCGATGCTGCACATGCCATCCTGACCCGGCCCAGCAGCCAGTCGACCGGCAACTTCTACACCGATGAAGCCGTCCTCCGGGAGGAAGGCATCACCGATTTCAGCCGGTACGCGCCGGGCGTGCCCGCAGAGTCGCTGATGCTGGACTTCTTCCTCTAGCCGGGCCTGCACGGAACCGGGTGCCCGTCAATGTCAGGGCGCCCGCGTAAGATCGGATGCATGCAACTGCACTACTCCAGCATGGAAAGACCGGCCCTGGATCCGGACCGCCTGCGGGCGGCCCTGGTGGCCCCCGCCGGCCCGTATGCGGAGCTGGAAGTAGTACAGGAAACAGGTTCCACCAACACGGACCTGGCCGACGCCGCCCGCCTGCGCCCCTGGGAGGTTCCGGACCTTACGGTGCTGACCGCCGAACTGCAGAACGCCGGCCGGGGCCGGATGGACCGCAGCTGGGTGGCACCGGAACGGTCCTCCCTGTTTGTCAGCGTCCTGATGCGGCCGGTGAACCGGGACGGGCGCCCGCTGCCCACGGACTCCTACGGCTGGCTGTCGCTGCTGGCTGCGCTGGCGATGGCAGAGAGCATAGCCGCCCGCACCGGCGTGGAAGCCCGGCTGAAATGGCCGAATGACGTGATGGTGGACGGACGCAAGCTCGCCGGGGTGCTGGCGCAGCTGGTTCCCTCCAGCGACGGCGCACCGCCGGCCGTAGTGGTTGGTGCCGGCCTGAACGTGAGCCTCACCGATGAGGACCTGCCGGTTCCCACGGCCACCAGCCTGCTGATGGAGTATGCCTCCACCACGGACCGCAACATCCTGCTCCAGGACTACCTGCTGGCCCTGGCGGACGGCTACCGCTTGTTCTGCTCCGTAGACGGAGACGCCAACGCCGTGCCCGCAGGCGGGCAGGACTCGCTGCGGGGCCGGGTTACCGCACGGTTGACCACCCTGGGCCGGGACGTGCGTGCCGAGCTGCCCGGGGGCGGAGCCCTCCTGGGCCGTGCTGCGGCGCTGGCGCCCACGGGAGCCCTCGTTATTGTCGATGAGCAGGGGCACCCGCACACGGTCAGCGCCGCCGATGTGGTGCACCTGCGCGCCGGGCAGGCCTGAGCATATGAGGACCGGACTGTCCCTTTTCGGCAGGCGGTGGGCGGTGCGCCTGAGACTGTATCCCGGCGAACACCTCATAACCGCCGGACGCCCGCACGCCCGTTCTCTGTGGAAACCGCTGGTACTGGCCGGAGTCACCGGTGCCGCCGCCGGATACGCATACGGCTGGCTCGGCCGGGACAGCCTGCCCGGGCAGCTCGGCGAGTGGAGTCCGTATCTGCAGCCCGCCGTCGCTGCCGTGGCCGTGCTGCTCCTGCTGCGCTACTGCGTCCCGCCCGTGCTGCGCTGGTTGGCCGGCCGCATCATCCTCACCGACCGCCGGCTGATCCAGCGCCAGGGGGTGCTGCTGCGGCGTGAGCATGAGATTGCCCTGGCTGCCATCTACCAGCTGGAAATACGGCAGTCCGTGCCGGACCGGATGCAGGGAAGCGGCACGCTGGTGCTGGACCTCGGACACGGGCGGGTGATGCAGTACCCGGCGGTGCCCGAAGTGCACCGCTTCCGGTCGCTAGTGGTCTCGGCCATAGGCCAGCTGCCGCTGACCGCCATGTTTGATGGTGTAGATATTGATTCAGACGGGGGATACGACTACGAACGGAGGGACAATGACTGACGCAGGCCACGGCGAGGCCGGCGCCGCCAGCCACCCCGAACCCCTGTCAGTGCCTGCCGATTCCGTGCCGGCGGACCCGCTGCAGGCCGCAACGGCGCCCCGCCCGGACTATTCGGCGGCGGACACGGGTACGGAAATTGACCGGGAGGACGTGCGCAGGCTCGAGGCGCAGCTGATCGGCGGTCCGCGGACCTTGAGGCGCCGTGAAGCTGCCGCCGAAGCGGGCGTCTCGCTCCTCTCGGCCCGCAAGCTCTGGCGCGCCATGGGTTTCCCGAACCTCGACGACGACGCGGTCTTTTTCACCGAGCAGGACCGGGAGGCGCTCAGCACCGTGATTGAACTGGTGCGAGACGAGCAGCTCACCGAGGAAGCGGCCATTTCCATCATGCGTTCCATCGGCCAGATGACGGACCGCATGGTGGTGTGGCAGGTTGAAGCACTGGTCGAAGAAATGGTGGCTAGGCGCGGAATCACCGACGCCGAGGCCCGCAAGAACCTGGTGGCGGCCCTGCCCGATTTGATTGAACCGTTGGAAAAGACGCTGGTCTACGCCTGGAAGCGGCAGCTTAATGCGGCTATCCAGCGGCTGGCCCTGCGCGCCGAAGCGGGCCTGGCCAGCCACGACGGCAGCGCCTCGGATGATGCCCCGCTGCCGCTGGCACGGGCGGTGGGTTTCGCTGATCTTGTCTCCTACACCAGCCTTTCCCGGCAGATGAACGAGAAGACCCTGGCGCAGATGGTGCAGCGTTTTGAGCACAAGTGTGCCGAGATCATTTCGGTGGGCGGCGGGCGGCTGGTCAAGACCATCGGCGACGAAGTGCTCTTCAATGCCGAGACACCTGAGGCCGGTGCCGAAATTTCACTGGCACTGGCGAAGGCCTTCACCGAAGATGAGCTGCTGCCCTCGGCCCGCGTATCCCTGGTCTGGGGACGCGTCCTGTCCCGGCTGGGAGACATCTACGGCCCCACCGTGAACCTTGCCTCCCGGCTGACGTCCCTGGCCGAGCCCGGCACTGTGCTGACCGATGCCTCCACCGCGGCCGCGCTGAAGGACAACCCGAAGTTTGTCCTCATCCCGCATCAGCCGCGCAACGTGCGCGGGTTTGGTGAAATCCACCCGGTGACTTTGGCCCGCGGCACCGGATCGGGACTGGTCCTGGACTGATTCCGGGTCCCTCCGCGGCCCGCCCCGCGGCCCGTTCCCTTGGGCAGTGACGCAAGTTACCTCCAGATGAGATCTGTGTAACACTATGCGGTGGAACTGTGGTGTCCGCTCCCTGTCTCGGGGGTTGCCGGACCCCTTTCCGCTGCAGGTCAAAACCAGGGGGAAACATCGTGGCAGCGCATGGGGGAAATGCACGTCTGCTCAGCCGCAAGCGGCGCAGGGCAGTGTCGGTTGGCTCGGCCGTTGCGGTCACCGCAGGGCTGGTGACCGGAGCACTGCTGTATCCGGGGTTCGCCAGCGCCGATGTGGACTTGAACGACGGCGGGGTCTGGGTCACCAACCGCACCCAGGGCATGGTGGGCCACCTGAACTACCCTTCCCGGCTGCTCGACGGCGGTTACACCGCGAACAGTGACAACTTCGATGTGCTGCAGAACGCCGGCACCGTCTTCAACCTCAACACGGACCAGTCCAAGGCCAGCCCGGTGGACGTGGCCAACGTGGCTCGCGGGGCCGAAGTGCAGCTTCCCGGTGCCGCCGAGTTTTCCTTCGGCGGGGACACGGTTGCCATTACCGACCCGGCCCAGGGCAGGGTATGGATCACGCCTGCCAGCGACGTCGGATTTTTCAGCGAGGACGACGCGAAACCGGTGCTTGACGGGAAACCCGGCGTGCTGGCTGCCGTCTCTTCAGAGGACCACGTTGTGGTCGCGGCGCCGTCGGACGGGATTCTTTACACGTTCGAGAAGGACGAGGACGGTGAGTTCGGCGAGCCCGAAACCCGGGAAGCCGCCGCCCTGAAGGACTTCAAGGACGCGCAGATTGCTGCAGTCGGGGCCCGTCCCGTGGTGCTGAACACGGAAACCGAAACACTGCTGCTGCCCAACGGTGAAACCGTCAGCATTCCGGAGGGGAAGAACGCGAAGCTGCAGCAGAGCGGACCGGAGAGCGAGTTTGTCGCCGTCGCCACGGAGGATGCCCTGATCCTGCAGCCCCTGGACGGCGGGAAACCGGAAATCACTGAGCTCGACTCCGGCGGCGGCGGCGCAGCGGCTCCGGTACGGCTGGGCGACTGCGTGTACGCGGCATGGGCAGGCTCAGGGACCCATGTGCGGGACTGCGGCAACGACGCCGAGGACACCCGCGAGGACATCCCCGGCCTGAGCCCGTCTTCCGAACTGGTTTTCCGCGTGAACCGCGACGTGGTGGTCCTCAACGACGTCAACGGCGGCGGCGTATGGCTTGTCCTGGAGAACATGCAGTTGGTGGACAACTGGGGGGACGTCATTCCGCCCGAGCAGAGCAATGACGACGATGAAGAGGAGGCTGCCAGCGAGAACCCGGTCAATGCCCTGCCGGACCGGA
This Arthrobacter sp. zg-Y20 DNA region includes the following protein-coding sequences:
- a CDS encoding DUF885 domain-containing protein, which gives rise to MSTAASAPARQPTAIDAVANAYTATLLDLDPSLATSLGIPGRETEYGDYSPAGLESFAEAIRETLSRLDGLEPADDVDRVTLDAMHERLGLDLEIHESGWDLSDLNNIASPAQGIRSIFDLMPTDTEEQWHHIAGRLNNVDDAVAGYITSLRSGLEQSLVPARRQVKIVIEQASAYAEDGGFFDALSANASLPGGENLPESLLAELRTGAESARRAYLSLATFLESEMLPAAPEKDAVGAERYALMSRRFLGSSVNLEETYQWGVEELDRIIAEQEAVAEQIRPGATVQEAMDILNEDPARQLHGTDELQSWMQDLADRAVEDLAGSHFDITGPMRRIECMIAPTQEGGIYYTGPSDDFSRPGRMWWSVPAGEDTFTTWQETTTVYHEGVPGHHLQIATATAARGLLNDWRRNICWVSGHGEGWALYAERLMDQLGYLSDPGDKMGMLDAQRMRAARVVFDIGVHLELDIPERWGEGTWTAEKGYDFLRQNLTISEGQLNFEFTRYLGWPGQAPSYKLGQRLWEQIRDEVRSREGDAFDEKAFHTRALQLGSVGLDTLRRALLGN
- a CDS encoding acyl-CoA carboxylase epsilon subunit; the protein is MSTADLSPESPAPDAPLLSVVAGNPTDEELAALAAVVAGLAAEEAVLPAPRPAHRIWARRRMLRLEPTPGPGSWRRSFR
- a CDS encoding PH domain-containing protein; this translates as MRLRLYPGEHLITAGRPHARSLWKPLVLAGVTGAAAGYAYGWLGRDSLPGQLGEWSPYLQPAVAAVAVLLLLRYCVPPVLRWLAGRIILTDRRLIQRQGVLLRREHEIALAAIYQLEIRQSVPDRMQGSGTLVLDLGHGRVMQYPAVPEVHRFRSLVVSAIGQLPLTAMFDGVDIDSDGGYDYERRDND
- a CDS encoding dicarboxylate/amino acid:cation symporter, with the protein product MTTQTSSPDSPARRLPKWATSFGPQIIAALIAGLALGLLAKSMGSNGDEPNWLTTTLSTIGTSYVSLLKTAVVPLIFTAVVSSIANLRAVSNAARLAWQTLLWFALTALISVVIGMVLGTVLQPGNNADVAQEDFHGSQGSWLGFLTGLIPGNFLGLGASSKVAESGDVSTSVSFNVLQILVIAIAVGIAALKVGKAAEPFLALNASALAVIQKVLWWIIRLAPVGTVGLIGTAVATYGWDTIGSLGMFALTIYIGLFLVLFGVYPALIKSHGLSVRQWFSGAWPAIQLAFVSRSSVGTLPLTQRVTERNLGVSRAYASFAVPLGATTKMDGCASIYPAVSAIFVAQFFGIDLGFTDYLLIALVSVLGSAATAGTTGAVVMLTLTLSTLGLPLAGVGLLLAIDPILDMGRTAVNVAGQTVVPTLVAKRNGLLDAELYNAKREGDPFADDSEQIDPVRTAAEQTAIQVPGAGVRS
- a CDS encoding acyl-CoA carboxylase subunit beta, encoding MSIDQDTNLHTTAGKIAEFRRRQAEAELPSGQAAVEKQHARGKHTARERIGLLVDAGSFVEFDALAVHRSTAFGMEKKKPLGDGLVSGYATVDGRPVAVYSQDFTVYGGSLSQVNGEKIVKVQEFALRTGCPVVGILDGGGARIQEGVASLAMFADIFRNNVHASGVVPQISLIMGPSAGGAAYSPALTDYVVMVDKTSHMFITGPDVIKTVTGEDVDMETLGGARQHNATTGTSTYLASDEEDAIEFVRELLDFLPSNNLAEAPLTAFDSDPEPTEADLALDTLIPDSANQPYDIRAVIENVLDDGHFLEMQALYAPNVIIGYGRVEGHTVGIVANQPMQFAGTLDIAASEKAARFVRNCDAFNIPILTFVDVPGFLPGKDQEFNGIIRRGAKLLYAYAEATVPKLTVITRKAYGGAYIVMGSKKLGADLNLAWPTAQIGVMGAQGAVNILYRAPLKAAADAGGDVEDVRRQYIEQYEDELLNPYQAAQLGYVDAVIAPSETRLQLIRGLRALREKRAALPAKKHGNMPL
- a CDS encoding nucleoside triphosphate pyrophosphatase, with the translated sequence MTNPNLSLILASASPARTKLLTDAGIAHTVLVSDVDEDAVTARYGLTDPHDTALLLARAKAEAVAARPEADGALVIGCDSVFEFDGEAHGKPWEADVARSRIRRMSGSSGVLHTGHWLVDCRDNDEDGSGATLGAVSSAEVHFAKLSDEEIEAYIATGEPLQVAGSFTIDSLGGAFIERVVGDPHAVVGLSVSTLRQLLSSAGVRIIDLWK
- a CDS encoding biotin--[acetyl-CoA-carboxylase] ligase; the protein is MQLHYSSMERPALDPDRLRAALVAPAGPYAELEVVQETGSTNTDLADAARLRPWEVPDLTVLTAELQNAGRGRMDRSWVAPERSSLFVSVLMRPVNRDGRPLPTDSYGWLSLLAALAMAESIAARTGVEARLKWPNDVMVDGRKLAGVLAQLVPSSDGAPPAVVVGAGLNVSLTDEDLPVPTATSLLMEYASTTDRNILLQDYLLALADGYRLFCSVDGDANAVPAGGQDSLRGRVTARLTTLGRDVRAELPGGGALLGRAAALAPTGALVIVDEQGHPHTVSAADVVHLRAGQA
- a CDS encoding NAD(P)-dependent oxidoreductase, whose amino-acid sequence is MSTPNSTPETASRSLAGRTILMSGGSRGIGLAIALRAAADGANIAMLAKTAQPHPKLEGTVYTAAEQLEAAGGKALPIIGDVRRDEDVARAVQATVEQFGGIDIVLNNASAIDLSGTDAVTMKSYDLMADINTRGTFMLSKFSLDALRRSDNAHILTLSPPLNMDPKWAGNYLAYTLAKYGMSLTTLGLAEELKNDGVAVNSLWPVTGIDTAAIRNMPGGDKLAAASRSADIMADAAHAILTRPSSQSTGNFYTDEAVLREEGITDFSRYAPGVPAESLMLDFFL